The Peribacillus sp. FSL P2-0133 genome has a segment encoding these proteins:
- a CDS encoding FbpB family small basic protein produces the protein MSRRRKSYTELLKENRELLLHDKMEVERIYTKIDQKAINEKKGSKQVQS, from the coding sequence ATGTCTAGAAGAAGGAAATCTTATACTGAACTGCTAAAAGAAAACCGCGAACTTCTGCTGCATGACAAAATGGAAGTGGAACGCATCTATACAAAAATCGACCAAAAAGCCATCAATGAAAAAAAGGGAAGTAAGCAAGTACAATCATAA
- a CDS encoding flavodoxin domain-containing protein — translation MKVFIGYVSLSGNTEKMAINIKNRMKAVGCEVYMERLDTVEVDALKDFDLAFIGLYTWNLEDLPYEAHEFYEEIDQVDFAGVKVAFFGAGDLTHSKPFAAIDILSDKMKQFGFDVYDRVLKIHHESSTYEQLRKSEDFAEHALILGSNRKKWRFFMWDRKLGSPKYQKSAFLLRRVLDDYPIKFKGRSKKRGTYTRTSEIRDF, via the coding sequence ATGAAGGTATTCATTGGTTATGTAAGTTTATCCGGTAATACCGAGAAAATGGCTATAAACATAAAGAATAGAATGAAGGCTGTCGGCTGTGAAGTATATATGGAAAGATTGGATACTGTTGAAGTTGATGCCTTAAAGGATTTTGATTTGGCCTTTATTGGTTTATATACATGGAATCTTGAAGATTTACCGTATGAAGCACACGAGTTTTATGAAGAAATTGACCAAGTGGACTTTGCTGGAGTGAAAGTCGCATTCTTTGGTGCCGGCGACTTGACCCATTCGAAACCGTTCGCCGCGATAGATATCCTTTCTGATAAAATGAAGCAATTTGGATTTGATGTATATGATCGAGTATTGAAAATACACCATGAAAGCAGTACATACGAACAATTAAGGAAAAGTGAAGACTTTGCAGAGCATGCCCTTATATTGGGAAGCAATAGGAAGAAGTGGAGATTCTTCATGTGGGATCGGAAGCTAGGCAGCCCAAAATACCAAAAGTCAGCATTTTTGTTAAGGAGGGTCCTTGATGATTACCCAATTAAGTTCAAAGGCAGAAGCAAAAAAAGAGGAACTTATACAAGAACTTCTGAAATTAGGGATTTTTAA